One region of Jonesiaceae bacterium BS-20 genomic DNA includes:
- a CDS encoding helix-turn-helix domain-containing protein produces MLIPDPVALGAVVRKRRSALGMSQTQLATKVGTTRQWLSRFEQGTNDVSIAIVFAILGALDLEIQIADPQGTEVSTTSASASAVAVPVAPAAPVPNPETETDRFALLRSRDALAGLRMPGWVPSARSSAQKPVVPAAPAQTVAPVQAPKTQETPAASSDEQTARASGTAEPTQSEHQVIPMPVRPGPKASHRMDQDIARIKKSSLFKR; encoded by the coding sequence ATGTTGATTCCTGATCCAGTAGCGTTGGGCGCTGTGGTGCGCAAAAGGCGTTCCGCATTAGGAATGAGTCAAACGCAATTGGCTACCAAGGTGGGCACCACAAGACAGTGGCTGTCCCGCTTTGAGCAGGGCACTAATGATGTTTCCATTGCGATTGTGTTCGCAATCTTGGGTGCGTTGGATCTGGAGATCCAAATCGCAGACCCGCAAGGCACCGAGGTTTCAACAACAAGCGCGAGTGCGTCAGCCGTTGCGGTTCCGGTAGCGCCCGCGGCGCCGGTTCCTAATCCAGAAACCGAAACCGACAGGTTTGCACTGCTACGCTCTCGCGATGCCCTAGCTGGGCTGCGCATGCCCGGTTGGGTTCCGAGTGCGCGAAGTTCAGCCCAAAAGCCCGTGGTGCCGGCCGCCCCCGCGCAAACAGTTGCTCCAGTGCAGGCCCCAAAAACCCAAGAAACCCCCGCCGCAAGCTCAGATGAGCAAACAGCGAGGGCTTCTGGAACTGCCGAACCTACTCAATCCGAACACCAGGTCATCCCAATGCCCGTCCGTCCCGGTCCCAAAGCATCGCACCGTATGGACCAGGACATTGCCCGAATCAAGAAGTCGAGCCTCTTCAAACGCTAA
- a CDS encoding shikimate kinase, with product MPSSDTSMTQQPADYSGQRPATTGPWLTIIGPAGAGKSTLGKLLADLLGKVFVDIDIAGRPFYLEKGWPVARIYEESDRLGWVVTERAWEEARAHAVLNVLPQSPGGIVALGAAHTNYTRDDLFDQVQQVVATSEHVIWVEPHEDPRHSIETLRERNKQVRGLDYLYDGHDMLAEWVLDARSKSLATSVLYTRGLTPPQSVREIIQLLS from the coding sequence ATGCCCAGTTCGGACACCTCCATGACGCAACAGCCAGCGGACTACTCCGGTCAACGGCCAGCTACGACTGGTCCATGGCTGACGATCATTGGCCCGGCCGGGGCCGGAAAATCTACCCTTGGAAAATTGCTTGCTGATTTGTTGGGCAAGGTTTTTGTAGACATCGACATTGCCGGACGCCCGTTCTACCTTGAAAAGGGCTGGCCGGTGGCGCGGATCTATGAAGAGTCCGATCGGCTCGGTTGGGTAGTCACGGAACGGGCTTGGGAAGAAGCACGCGCTCACGCAGTGCTCAATGTCCTGCCGCAATCACCGGGCGGGATTGTTGCGCTTGGGGCGGCGCACACCAACTACACCCGTGACGATCTGTTCGATCAAGTCCAGCAAGTTGTCGCAACCAGCGAGCACGTCATTTGGGTTGAACCACATGAAGATCCGCGGCATTCTATTGAGACGCTCCGCGAGCGTAACAAGCAGGTGCGCGGGTTGGATTACCTGTATGACGGCCACGACATGTTGGCTGAGTGGGTACTGGACGCTCGCTCAAAAAGCTTGGCTACGTCCGTCCTCTACACCCGCGGCCTTACCCCACCCCAAAGCGTCCGGGAGATTATCCAACTGCTTAGCTGA